In Achromobacter spanius, the following proteins share a genomic window:
- a CDS encoding fimbria/pilus periplasmic chaperone, translating into MKPIPLERMLGGLSDHASRATLRRFCALLCLACATLLPPAAQSNVVIGGTRIIYPAEEREVTLRLTNEGGKPALVQAWIDDGDLDSSPDETDVPFAITPPLARVNPRMGQTLRIAYIPQPGVATDRESVFWMNVLDVPPLPSAQVANHMQLAFRSRIKLFYRPAGLSGSPRQAAERLNWRVVATSKGGALQVRNDSAFHVSLTAVTVQLGNGRDVTVPAQMLPPLSVTDLGLGKLSNAAGAKGAVAFEWINDYGAAERRESPLEP; encoded by the coding sequence ATGAAGCCGATCCCCCTTGAGCGCATGCTCGGGGGGCTTTCGGACCACGCAAGCCGGGCCACGCTTCGCCGTTTCTGCGCGTTGCTGTGCCTGGCATGTGCGACCCTGCTGCCCCCTGCCGCCCAATCCAATGTGGTGATCGGTGGTACGCGCATCATCTACCCCGCCGAAGAACGCGAAGTCACATTGCGCCTGACCAATGAAGGCGGCAAGCCGGCGCTGGTGCAGGCCTGGATAGACGACGGCGACCTGGATTCAAGCCCCGACGAAACGGACGTGCCCTTCGCGATTACGCCGCCGCTGGCGCGCGTCAATCCGCGCATGGGTCAGACGCTGCGCATTGCCTATATTCCCCAACCTGGCGTTGCGACGGATCGCGAATCCGTGTTCTGGATGAACGTGCTTGACGTTCCCCCCCTGCCGTCCGCCCAGGTTGCGAACCACATGCAATTGGCTTTCCGCAGCCGCATCAAACTGTTCTACCGCCCCGCCGGCCTGTCCGGTTCACCCCGCCAGGCCGCCGAGCGCCTGAATTGGCGCGTGGTGGCCACCAGCAAGGGCGGGGCGCTGCAAGTGCGCAATGACAGCGCATTCCATGTGTCTCTGACCGCCGTGACCGTGCAGCTTGGCAATGGACGTGACGTTACCGTGCCCGCTCAAATGTTGCCGCCACTATCCGTGACGGATCTGGGTCTTGGAAAATTGTCGAATGCGGCGGGCGCCAAGGGCGCCGTGGCGTTTGAATGGATCAATGACTATGGCGCCGCCGAGCGGCGCGAAAGTCCGCTTGAGCCGTAG
- a CDS encoding fimbria/pilus outer membrane usher protein, translated as MSRHVRLSIAFLLFSGLLSATLQAQEPVEFNPAFFGGRNGKAVDLSRFQGGNALTPGVHQLDLYLNGNHVGRQQVRVRVADTATPSATTPATTAAHADAQPCLPMKVYERIGVNIPLLNAEQAEPVSDEQCVGLEGLPPSSRFDVDMSELRADLSIPQIYIKSTARGYVPPEEWDSGIDAGFLGYGINLSSNRFGNRTERQFFSSTNAGLNLGDWRFRHNGSFSYTDLPGALQRSRYQALSSYAQREVTAASAQLTLGQFYTPGNLFDSMPYTGIQLSSDERMLPDSMRGFAPVVRGVADTTAKVSVRQGTSLLYETTVSPGPFAIDDLYNTGYAGDLDVTITEADGRTKQFVVPYASVAQLLRPGSSRFSVTGGRYRDDTLDAPPAFLQGTYQRGLSDTVTGYGGVIAAQQYRAMQGGVALSTPLGALAADLTQSHATTKSTRSPSSGRSVRLSYSKLVEPTSTNFSVVAYRFSSEGYLSLGEFARLRESRGTVAYGGKERSRLQFNVSQPLGEGYGHVTLAGVAQNYWNRHQSRDTSYYASYSNGYAWGSVNISVSRTRDQGGRFGNQYLLSLNLPLGRGPNSAYLSTSLNLEGNGKRGTNASVSGSAGDTGQFGYNVYGTYNRTDNQGSRNQGGSLRYDTAHANYTLSGSGGGGYRQFGAGMRGTLIAHAGGINATQAQGETMAVLEAPEAYGAGIVSGARGRIGSNGYGVMAGLMPYRRNEVGLDPKGTSRDVELEITSQQVAPRAGAVVLLRYPTVSGRPILLKLVRDRGATIPMGAEVIIPGIDAVTLVGQGGRAFVRGLQGHGQLAVKWGEAADQQCQAIYQVDEQAVPEDARYYPQLELSCTTVQPFALQESAS; from the coding sequence GTGTCTCGTCACGTACGGTTGAGCATCGCATTCCTGCTTTTTTCCGGTTTGCTCAGCGCCACGCTCCAAGCGCAGGAACCCGTTGAGTTCAATCCTGCGTTCTTTGGTGGACGCAACGGGAAAGCGGTCGATTTGTCGCGCTTTCAAGGCGGCAATGCGCTGACTCCCGGGGTCCATCAACTGGACCTGTATCTGAACGGCAACCACGTCGGGCGGCAGCAGGTCCGGGTGCGCGTGGCTGATACCGCCACTCCGTCGGCCACAACACCGGCCACCACCGCGGCGCATGCCGACGCCCAACCCTGCCTGCCCATGAAGGTGTATGAGCGGATCGGCGTCAACATCCCGCTGCTGAACGCGGAGCAGGCCGAGCCGGTGTCCGACGAACAATGCGTAGGGCTGGAGGGCCTGCCGCCTTCCAGCCGCTTTGATGTGGATATGTCAGAGCTGCGCGCGGACCTTTCCATTCCGCAGATCTATATCAAGTCCACGGCGCGCGGCTATGTGCCGCCCGAAGAGTGGGACTCGGGCATCGACGCCGGCTTTCTGGGGTATGGCATCAACCTGTCGTCCAACCGCTTTGGCAACCGCACCGAGCGCCAGTTCTTCAGCAGTACAAACGCGGGCCTGAATCTGGGCGACTGGCGCTTTCGGCACAACGGGTCTTTCAGCTATACCGATCTGCCGGGCGCTCTCCAGCGCAGTCGCTATCAGGCGTTAAGCAGCTATGCGCAGCGTGAAGTGACCGCGGCCAGCGCCCAGCTGACGCTGGGGCAGTTCTACACGCCCGGCAATCTCTTTGACAGCATGCCGTACACGGGCATTCAACTCAGCAGCGACGAACGCATGCTGCCGGACTCGATGCGCGGTTTTGCGCCGGTGGTGCGTGGCGTGGCCGATACCACGGCCAAGGTCAGCGTGCGCCAGGGCACCAGCCTGTTGTATGAAACGACCGTGTCGCCCGGGCCTTTTGCCATCGATGATCTTTACAACACCGGTTACGCCGGGGATCTTGACGTGACCATCACCGAAGCGGACGGGCGAACCAAACAGTTTGTGGTGCCCTATGCGTCGGTGGCTCAGTTGTTGCGCCCGGGTAGTTCGCGTTTCAGCGTGACGGGCGGACGGTATCGCGATGACACCCTGGATGCACCGCCCGCGTTCTTGCAGGGAACGTATCAGCGCGGGCTGTCCGATACGGTGACGGGCTACGGTGGCGTCATCGCGGCGCAGCAGTATCGGGCGATGCAGGGCGGCGTTGCCTTGAGTACGCCGCTGGGCGCATTGGCGGCGGACCTGACGCAGTCGCACGCCACAACGAAATCAACGCGCAGCCCGTCAAGCGGGCGCAGTGTGCGGCTGAGCTATAGCAAGCTGGTGGAGCCTACATCGACGAACTTCAGCGTGGTGGCGTATCGGTTTTCCAGCGAAGGCTATCTGAGCCTTGGTGAATTTGCACGCCTGCGCGAATCGCGCGGCACGGTGGCATATGGTGGCAAAGAGCGCAGCCGCCTCCAGTTCAACGTCAGCCAACCCCTGGGCGAAGGCTACGGGCACGTGACGCTGGCCGGGGTGGCGCAGAACTACTGGAACCGCCACCAAAGCCGCGATACCAGCTACTACGCCAGCTACTCCAATGGCTACGCTTGGGGCAGCGTCAATATCAGCGTATCCCGCACGCGGGACCAGGGCGGCCGCTTCGGCAACCAGTATCTGCTTAGCCTCAACCTGCCCTTGGGGCGTGGGCCGAACTCGGCGTATCTCAGTACATCGTTGAACCTTGAAGGCAACGGCAAGCGCGGCACCAACGCTTCTGTTAGCGGATCAGCCGGTGATACGGGGCAGTTTGGGTACAACGTGTACGGAACGTATAACCGTACCGACAACCAAGGCAGCCGCAACCAGGGCGGCAGCTTGCGCTATGACACGGCACACGCGAACTACACCTTGTCGGGCAGCGGCGGCGGCGGCTATCGCCAGTTCGGCGCAGGCATGCGCGGCACCTTGATCGCCCACGCGGGAGGCATCAACGCGACCCAGGCGCAGGGTGAAACGATGGCGGTGCTTGAAGCGCCCGAGGCCTACGGCGCGGGAATCGTCTCGGGCGCGCGCGGGCGCATCGGCAGTAACGGTTATGGCGTCATGGCGGGCCTGATGCCGTACCGCCGCAACGAGGTCGGGCTGGATCCCAAGGGCACGTCACGTGATGTCGAACTGGAAATCACGTCGCAGCAGGTTGCCCCGCGCGCGGGGGCGGTCGTGTTGTTGCGTTACCCCACCGTGTCGGGTCGGCCGATCTTGTTGAAACTGGTGCGTGATCGTGGTGCGACGATACCCATGGGCGCGGAAGTCATCATCCCGGGTATCGACGCCGTCACGCTGGTGGGCCAGGGGGGGCGGGCCTTTGTGCGCGGCTTGCAGGGGCACGGGCAGTTGGCGGTCAAGTGGGGAGAAGCTGCCGACCAGCAATGCCAGGCCATCTATCAGGTGGACGAGCAGGCGGTGCCCGAAGACGCGCGTTACTACCCGCAGTTGGAGTTGTCGTGCACGACCGTCCAACCCTTTGCTCTACAGGAATCAGCGTCATGA
- a CDS encoding fimbrial protein, translated as MNTNLRRAVFGVALLMCLARPAWAKCTGLSLTTTITAQHLKEMKPPRDAAIGSTIYKKTINEGIAYLHCNTFGERFEYGLQAGAKAVPGYKNVYESGIPGIGMRIFWTHEGGVYMNYPRYGFKLGNFHYSPPQHFEFELIKIGPIKSGVSFAHRADVYYGALRSNMVLFSNVPYEVNSSGCTVDGGPLVEVELLTINNRHLGHRGATAADKAFGIKLKCDQGVKVAYRIDADGTPEHVIKNAQGGEMARGVGVQLLRGDLGSNVVQPLATRTEFTTAVTTVDEEKLTIPLVARYYQTDDTLVAGKINATATVTLFYE; from the coding sequence ATGAATACAAACTTGCGGAGGGCGGTTTTTGGAGTCGCCCTGTTGATGTGCCTGGCGCGTCCGGCTTGGGCGAAATGTACCGGACTGTCTTTGACGACGACCATCACCGCGCAGCACTTGAAAGAAATGAAGCCGCCGCGTGACGCGGCGATAGGCAGCACGATATACAAGAAAACGATCAACGAGGGGATTGCCTATCTCCATTGCAACACCTTCGGCGAGCGGTTCGAGTATGGTTTGCAGGCGGGGGCGAAAGCGGTGCCGGGTTACAAAAACGTGTATGAGAGTGGCATCCCGGGCATTGGTATGCGCATATTCTGGACGCACGAAGGGGGTGTGTATATGAACTACCCCCGATATGGTTTTAAGCTCGGAAACTTCCACTATTCCCCGCCGCAGCATTTCGAGTTCGAACTCATCAAGATCGGCCCCATCAAATCCGGCGTGTCCTTCGCGCATCGCGCGGATGTTTATTACGGCGCGCTGCGCAGCAATATGGTGCTCTTCAGCAACGTGCCTTACGAGGTCAACAGCAGCGGCTGTACGGTGGACGGCGGGCCTTTGGTAGAGGTGGAACTTCTTACGATCAACAACCGTCACCTGGGTCATCGCGGCGCCACGGCCGCGGACAAGGCGTTTGGCATCAAGCTGAAATGCGATCAAGGCGTCAAGGTGGCCTATCGGATCGATGCGGATGGCACGCCGGAACACGTCATCAAGAACGCTCAAGGGGGCGAGATGGCGCGGGGCGTCGGCGTGCAATTGCTGCGGGGCGATCTCGGCAGCAATGTCGTCCAACCGCTTGCGACCCGTACTGAATTCACGACCGCCGTGACGACGGTTGACGAGGAAAAGCTGACCATCCCGCTGGTGGCGCGCTACTACCAGACCGATGACACGCTGGTGGCGGGAAAAATCAATGCCACGGCCACCGTGACGCTGTTCTACGAATAG
- a CDS encoding 3-oxoacid CoA-transferase subunit B yields MQDANSTNSSNNTNAANNAQDIKGLTRQQIAQLLASDIPDGSIVNLGIGMPTLVGDYLPPDKDILLHSENGILGMGPAASGKDVDPDLINASRQPITLLGGASITEHTVSFAMMRGGHLDYAVLGAFQVSENGDLANWKTDAADAIPAVGGAMDLAVGAKQVLVTMEHRGRDGTPKVLRQCTYPLTGKGVVTRIYTDLAVIDVTPDGLAVYAMVAGVDAAFLRSVTDAPLTFPATPRAIVLDPAGAPRYA; encoded by the coding sequence ATGCAAGACGCGAACAGCACGAACAGCAGCAACAACACCAACGCCGCGAACAACGCGCAAGACATCAAGGGCCTGACCCGGCAACAGATTGCGCAATTGCTGGCCAGTGATATCCCGGACGGCTCCATCGTCAACCTGGGCATCGGCATGCCCACGCTTGTGGGCGACTATCTTCCGCCCGACAAAGACATCCTGCTGCACAGCGAAAACGGCATCCTGGGCATGGGCCCCGCCGCCAGCGGCAAGGACGTGGACCCGGACCTCATCAACGCCAGCCGCCAGCCCATCACCTTGCTGGGCGGCGCGTCCATTACCGAACACACGGTGTCGTTCGCGATGATGCGCGGCGGCCATCTGGACTACGCCGTGCTGGGCGCGTTCCAGGTGTCGGAAAACGGCGATCTGGCCAACTGGAAGACCGACGCGGCCGACGCCATCCCCGCCGTGGGCGGCGCGATGGATCTGGCCGTGGGCGCCAAGCAGGTGCTGGTCACCATGGAGCATCGCGGCCGCGACGGCACGCCAAAGGTGCTGCGCCAATGCACCTATCCGCTGACCGGCAAGGGCGTGGTGACGCGCATCTATACCGACCTGGCGGTGATCGACGTAACGCCGGATGGGTTGGCCGTTTACGCCATGGTCGCCGGCGTCGACGCCGCCTTCCTGCGTTCCGTTACCGATGCACCCCTGACTTTCCCGGCGACGCCGCGCGCGATCGTCCTGGACCCGGCCGGCGCGCCGCGCTACGCCTGA
- a CDS encoding Bug family tripartite tricarboxylate transporter substrate binding protein — translation MLQAHRWLAAGVMAAAIASPAHAAWPERPITLIIPAAPGGTTDIAARLIADKMAAKLGQQVIVENRAGAAGIIGAQALARAKPDGYTLLMGNIGPNAINYALYKTLPYKPADFAPVTLVISVPNVLVVNEASPARSVKDLLAEARRDPSQVSFGSSGAGQSPHLSAELFKQRAGIAGTHVPYKGAGPAVAALLGQQFTFMIDNLPSSMPFIQSGKLRALAVTSDKRLAELPDVPTMAEAGVKDMVVTAWFGLIAPAGTPKDVVDKLYAAARDVVRSPDISGRFKAMGGQAGGNTPAEFTAFIDQERARWKQIVDTAGLAREQ, via the coding sequence ATGTTGCAAGCGCATCGCTGGCTGGCCGCGGGCGTGATGGCGGCCGCCATCGCCAGCCCGGCCCACGCCGCCTGGCCTGAACGGCCGATCACCCTGATCATTCCGGCTGCCCCTGGCGGCACCACCGACATCGCCGCACGGCTGATCGCCGACAAAATGGCCGCCAAGCTAGGCCAGCAGGTCATCGTGGAAAACCGCGCGGGCGCGGCCGGCATCATCGGCGCGCAGGCCTTGGCGCGGGCCAAGCCCGACGGCTACACCCTGCTGATGGGCAACATCGGCCCCAACGCCATCAACTACGCCCTGTACAAGACACTGCCCTACAAGCCGGCCGATTTCGCGCCCGTGACGCTGGTGATCTCGGTGCCCAACGTGCTGGTCGTCAACGAAGCGTCGCCTGCCCGCAGCGTGAAGGACTTGCTGGCCGAGGCCAGGCGCGACCCGTCCCAGGTGTCGTTCGGCAGTTCCGGCGCGGGCCAATCGCCGCACCTGTCCGCCGAACTCTTCAAGCAGCGCGCGGGCATCGCGGGCACGCATGTTCCCTACAAAGGGGCCGGCCCTGCCGTGGCCGCGCTGCTGGGCCAGCAGTTCACCTTCATGATCGACAACTTGCCCAGCTCGATGCCGTTCATCCAGTCCGGCAAGCTGCGCGCGCTGGCCGTCACCAGCGACAAACGGCTGGCCGAACTGCCGGACGTACCCACCATGGCCGAGGCGGGCGTCAAGGACATGGTGGTCACGGCGTGGTTCGGCTTGATAGCCCCGGCCGGCACACCGAAGGACGTGGTCGACAAGCTCTACGCCGCCGCGCGCGACGTGGTGCGCAGCCCCGACATCAGCGGCCGCTTCAAGGCCATGGGCGGGCAGGCGGGCGGCAACACCCCCGCCGAGTTCACGGCCTTCATTGACCAGGAGCGCGCCCGCTGGAAGCAGATCGTGGATACGGCCGGCCTGGCCCGGGAGCAATAA
- a CDS encoding Bug family tripartite tricarboxylate transporter substrate binding protein, protein MIRSLFAAASLCLASVGAAQAAPTYPDKPVTLLIPYPPGGSADMLARPLGAELQKKWGQPVVLEYKPGAGGAIASAQLARAKPDGYTLLMVLAAHAINPSLYPSLPYDTRKDFAPVSLVATLPMLVAAPLSTPANNIAELIAYGKSHPGKLSFASAGNGNTSHLAAEMFKSQTGADMMHVPYKGSGPAVVALLGGEVSLMFDSISTSLPQVQAGKLKALAVTGERRSPLLPDVPTVAETVPGFVVNGWYGVLAPAGTPPAVVNALSRAIADAVAVPALKQQLMGYGYETVGSTPEAFASHIERELDTWKQAVEQSGAKVN, encoded by the coding sequence ATGATCCGTTCCCTGTTCGCCGCAGCCTCGCTCTGCCTGGCGTCTGTGGGCGCCGCGCAAGCCGCGCCCACGTATCCCGACAAGCCCGTCACCTTGCTGATTCCATACCCGCCCGGCGGCAGCGCCGACATGCTGGCGCGCCCCTTGGGGGCGGAACTGCAAAAAAAGTGGGGCCAGCCCGTGGTGCTGGAATACAAGCCCGGTGCGGGCGGAGCGATCGCCTCCGCGCAACTGGCCCGCGCCAAGCCCGACGGCTACACCCTGCTGATGGTGCTGGCCGCGCACGCCATCAACCCCAGCCTGTACCCGTCTCTGCCTTACGACACACGGAAAGACTTTGCACCGGTCTCGCTGGTGGCAACCTTGCCGATGCTGGTGGCCGCGCCCCTGAGCACGCCGGCCAACAACATTGCCGAGCTGATCGCCTACGGCAAGAGCCATCCCGGCAAGCTCAGCTTTGCATCGGCGGGCAACGGCAATACCAGCCATCTGGCTGCCGAGATGTTCAAGAGCCAGACCGGCGCCGACATGATGCATGTGCCCTACAAAGGCAGCGGCCCGGCCGTGGTGGCGCTGTTGGGCGGCGAGGTCTCGTTGATGTTCGACAGCATTTCTACGTCGTTGCCGCAGGTGCAGGCCGGCAAGTTGAAGGCGCTTGCGGTGACGGGCGAACGCCGTTCACCCCTGCTGCCCGATGTGCCGACCGTGGCCGAGACCGTCCCCGGCTTTGTGGTGAACGGCTGGTACGGCGTGCTGGCGCCCGCGGGCACCCCGCCCGCCGTGGTCAACGCCCTAAGCCGCGCCATCGCCGACGCCGTGGCGGTGCCCGCCTTGAAGCAGCAACTGATGGGCTATGGCTATGAAACCGTCGGGTCCACGCCGGAAGCCTTCGCCAGCCATATCGAGCGCGAACTGGACACGTGGAAGCAGGCGGTTGAGCAGTCGGGCGCCAAAGTGAATTGA
- a CDS encoding M61 family metallopeptidase, with product MKKDNACPVLYRLTPHDPAGHRYRITLTIDTPSPDGQRLSLPAWIPGSYLIRDFSRQIESVTAHAGSRRVIVDKIDNHTWQVAPTDGPLRVEYVVYAWDLSVRGAHLDETHGFFNGTSVFLRVHGQDHLPCLVDLAPPRGIDGWKVYTSLPEAAGQRGAARRHGFGLYQAPDYDALIDHPVEMGTPQVARFTSHGAEHELVFTGVAPNLDLARIATDVKKICDTQIEFFEPRTKRAPFLDSSNRYVFMTMITGDGYGGLEHRASTALMTARKDLPVLGQQGQGEGYRGFLGLVSHEYFHTWNVKRIKPQAFAPYHLEQPDLTRLLWVFEGFTSYYDDLLLLRSGVITQTEYLRLLAKTITSVARTPGRAKQSVAESSFDAWTRYYKQDENSPNALVSYYTKGALVALGLDLLIRRESANAHSLDDVMRLLWDRYGRDFYQGKPQGLAEDALPGLIREATGVDTRRFIARHAYGTADVPLAELLADQGITLQWKTAMSIPTLDVRPRKQGDAVMLATVLEGGAGHKGGLSAGDVLVALDGLRVESPAGLDMLLSQYLPGDRVTVHVFRRDELRAFRVKLNAPEALDCVLTV from the coding sequence ATGAAAAAAGACAACGCTTGCCCCGTACTTTACCGCCTGACGCCCCATGACCCGGCCGGACACCGCTACCGGATAACCCTAACGATCGACACGCCCTCGCCCGACGGTCAGCGCCTGTCTTTGCCGGCCTGGATTCCGGGCAGCTACCTGATCCGCGACTTCTCGCGCCAGATCGAATCCGTAACGGCCCACGCGGGCTCGCGCCGCGTGATTGTCGACAAGATCGACAACCACACCTGGCAGGTCGCCCCCACCGACGGCCCGCTGCGGGTGGAGTACGTGGTGTACGCCTGGGACTTGTCGGTACGCGGCGCGCACCTGGACGAAACCCACGGCTTCTTCAATGGCACCAGCGTGTTCCTGCGTGTGCATGGGCAAGATCACCTGCCCTGCCTGGTGGACCTTGCGCCCCCGCGCGGCATCGACGGCTGGAAGGTCTACACCAGCCTGCCCGAAGCCGCCGGCCAGCGCGGCGCGGCACGCCGCCACGGCTTCGGCCTGTATCAGGCACCCGACTACGACGCGCTGATCGACCATCCGGTGGAAATGGGCACACCGCAGGTTGCCCGCTTTACATCCCACGGCGCCGAGCACGAATTGGTCTTCACCGGCGTTGCGCCCAATCTGGACCTGGCGCGCATCGCGACCGACGTAAAGAAAATTTGCGACACGCAGATTGAATTCTTCGAACCGCGCACCAAGCGCGCGCCCTTCCTGGACAGTTCCAACCGCTACGTCTTCATGACGATGATCACGGGCGACGGCTACGGCGGCCTGGAGCATCGCGCCAGCACCGCGCTGATGACCGCGCGCAAGGACCTGCCCGTGCTGGGCCAGCAAGGCCAGGGCGAAGGCTATCGCGGGTTCCTCGGGCTGGTCAGCCATGAGTACTTCCACACCTGGAACGTCAAGCGCATCAAGCCGCAGGCCTTTGCACCCTACCATCTTGAGCAGCCGGACCTGACCCGCCTGCTGTGGGTGTTCGAAGGCTTCACGTCCTACTACGATGATTTGCTGCTGCTGCGCTCGGGCGTCATCACGCAAACGGAGTATCTGCGCTTGCTGGCCAAGACCATCACCAGTGTGGCCCGCACCCCGGGTCGCGCCAAGCAATCGGTGGCGGAAAGCTCGTTCGACGCCTGGACGCGCTATTACAAGCAAGATGAGAATTCGCCGAACGCGCTGGTCAGCTATTACACCAAGGGCGCGCTGGTGGCATTGGGGCTGGACTTGTTGATCCGCCGCGAAAGCGCCAACGCGCATTCGCTGGACGACGTGATGCGCCTGCTGTGGGACCGCTACGGCCGCGACTTTTATCAAGGCAAGCCGCAAGGCCTGGCGGAAGACGCGCTGCCCGGCCTGATCCGGGAAGCCACCGGCGTCGACACTCGCCGCTTCATCGCGCGCCATGCCTATGGCACGGCGGATGTGCCCTTGGCCGAACTGCTGGCCGATCAAGGCATCACGCTGCAATGGAAGACGGCGATGAGCATTCCGACTCTGGATGTCCGCCCCCGCAAGCAGGGTGACGCGGTGATGCTCGCCACGGTGCTGGAAGGCGGCGCGGGCCACAAGGGTGGGTTGTCGGCGGGCGATGTGCTGGTGGCGCTGGACGGGCTGCGCGTGGAATCACCGGCAGGCCTGGATATGCTGCTGTCGCAGTATCTGCCCGGCGACCGCGTGACGGTGCATGTATTCCGGCGCGACGAGCTGCGCGCGTTCCGCGTCAAGCTGAACGCGCCCGAAGCGCTGGACTGCGTGCTGACGGTGTAG
- a CDS encoding fimbrial protein → MNKKIVAASLAFSSLLLCGSAMAADVKLVFTGKVSPSTCKIGDSDEGQYVKAVTLPNVSTRALAKQNDVAGRKLVELKLSGCSGSKVTTRFNNGSSVDPNTGALINQALPSGDGETPSNAQVQLLNSKYQPIRLSDNSGTETFSIEGNAANIEFYAQYLAATSNTTPGPVHAEVLLDLIYE, encoded by the coding sequence GTGAATAAGAAGATTGTTGCGGCAAGTTTGGCCTTTTCGTCCCTGCTGTTGTGCGGCAGCGCGATGGCAGCGGATGTGAAGTTGGTGTTCACGGGCAAGGTGTCTCCGTCCACCTGCAAAATCGGCGACAGTGATGAGGGCCAATACGTCAAGGCAGTTACACTGCCCAACGTCAGCACTCGTGCATTGGCCAAGCAGAACGATGTGGCCGGCCGCAAGCTGGTCGAGTTGAAGCTGTCCGGCTGCTCGGGCAGCAAGGTCACCACGCGCTTTAACAACGGTTCGAGCGTCGATCCCAACACGGGCGCCTTGATCAACCAGGCACTGCCCAGCGGCGACGGCGAGACGCCGTCAAACGCCCAAGTCCAGCTGCTGAACAGCAAATACCAGCCGATCCGCCTGTCCGACAACTCTGGCACTGAAACCTTCAGCATCGAGGGCAATGCCGCGAACATTGAGTTCTACGCGCAGTACCTGGCGGCCACCAGCAACACCACGCCCGGCCCGGTCCATGCCGAAGTCCTGCTGGACCTGATCTACGAATGA
- a CDS encoding 3-oxoacid CoA-transferase subunit A has translation MIDKIQASMAEAVAVIPDGASVLVGGFGEAGVPYELLQCLADAGRRDLTIISNNAGTFERGIAALLIRKQVRKIICSHPRPPNSDAFARAYGAGEVELECVPQGTLAERLRAAGAGLGPFYTPTGYGTELAEGRRQEVIDGVGYVLEHPLRADFALIRAHLGDRWGNLMYRHAARNFNPVMCMAAGHAIAQVDEVVPLGTFVPEQVMTQGIFVKAVVRVEA, from the coding sequence ATGATCGACAAGATTCAAGCCTCCATGGCCGAGGCCGTGGCCGTGATTCCCGACGGCGCGTCCGTGTTGGTCGGCGGCTTTGGCGAAGCGGGCGTGCCTTACGAGTTGCTGCAATGCCTGGCGGATGCCGGGCGGCGCGACCTGACCATCATTTCCAACAACGCCGGCACGTTCGAACGGGGCATCGCCGCATTACTGATCCGCAAGCAGGTCAGAAAGATCATCTGCTCGCATCCGCGCCCGCCCAATTCCGATGCCTTCGCGCGCGCCTACGGGGCCGGCGAGGTCGAACTGGAATGTGTGCCCCAAGGCACGCTGGCCGAGCGCCTGCGCGCCGCGGGCGCCGGGTTGGGGCCGTTCTACACCCCCACCGGCTACGGCACGGAACTGGCCGAAGGCCGCCGCCAGGAAGTGATCGACGGCGTGGGCTACGTGCTGGAGCATCCGCTGCGCGCCGACTTCGCGCTGATCCGCGCGCATCTGGGCGACCGCTGGGGCAACCTGATGTACCGCCACGCGGCGCGCAACTTCAATCCGGTCATGTGCATGGCCGCGGGCCACGCCATCGCGCAAGTGGACGAGGTGGTGCCGCTGGGCACCTTCGTGCCGGAACAGGTGATGACGCAGGGCATCTTCGTGAAAGCCGTGGTGCGGGTGGAGGCCTGA